A segment of the Mercurialis annua linkage group LG4, ddMerAnnu1.2, whole genome shotgun sequence genome:
AGTGCATGCTCTACTCGTCTCAGCTtccaaagaaaattaaaaattctcaAATACCTTGCCATAACAGACTCTGTAAATACTGTATCTAGTGGAGCCCTGGCATCATATTCCAAGGAGAACACATCCCAGCCCCTATCTCCAGAGCCATGCGGCATCATCTTGACCTTCAATCTATCTAATATGTCACGGTCATCGTACTGAGCATTAGATGATCGGATTGCACTTTCTAGCAATCCAGCAAGCTTGAAAGAGCTAATAGTACTAGCAGGTTCAGAAAGATCGGGTCCGACGATGTCCATTAGATACTGAACAAAATCACCTTGGCCTAATAGTAAATAACGCTTGATTGCAAGACAATGCTCCTTGAACCGATACCTTGTATGCATAACATCCAAGAGGTGCTTATCTATTCTCTTTGCAGCTTCATCAACCAGAGTTTCGAGTGCATCGGTTTCACCGTATCCAAGATTCCCTCTTCTAGTTGTGGTTCCAGCGGCGGTAGCAGCCTCAGTTGCAGTATCTGCCCAGCCACGATCATCACAACAAACACGAAGAAAGTTTATAGACTTTCCGGTCCTTAAGATGCGCTGAGCAAGAGATTGTGAAATGAAGGAAGGAAGCATTCCAGCATGAAGCCGGTAACCTTCCCTCCACAGTGATTCGGCTTTCACAGGCTGACCCACAACAAAAAACTCAGCAAAAATGTCCTCTAACTCCCCTTCCAAAACCCAACTCCTCACCATTTCAAAAAGCGGAGAGCACACACGCTGAAGTAAACTCCTCATAAATTCATGTACAAGTGGATCCCCATGCTGAGCATGCAAATGTATAGCCCCGGCCATTGCCCCGCCCCTCAAAACTCTGCACTTATCAACCAGAACAGCCATTAACCTCATTTTCACCATTGGCTCCGCAAACCAAACTGACAATCTCCTCAATGATAAATAGTTCCCTGAACCGGCCGCTTCAGAAACCAATGGAATAGGATTCATTGCCTGCGCTTCAAGAACAGCCAGCAACTTATAATAAACCGAGAGCTCATCTTGCAATGCAGCACAAAAAGCTTGTGCTACAGTACCAACATCTTCAGCAGGAAAGTGATCCATACTCTCTGAAATATACCCTTTTACCTTTCTAAACAACCACCCCAACTCACACAACTTCCTAATCATAATCCTAGTAGCTCTAGGAACCTTAACACTGTCAAGCAATAAATAACCATCCGCGTTCATATCAAATTTAACATATTTCCCATCAATCCCTTGACAAGCATACAACACATCTCTAACTAAAACCTCCTCGGTGGCTTCGGTTTCCTCTTTAACCAAATTAACATACTCCCTAAAGGCAACCTCCCGCAAATTCTGCGGATCTTTTGATACCAATAAAACGCCATTATCCCAACCTTTACCCCCACCTTGCTTCAAGTTATGATTAACCCGCGAATGATGATTAAAATCAAGGTCATTTAAAGCTAAATTTGGCAATAAATAAGTAGAATTGACTCCATCATCAGAGATAATCTTGAGCAAATAAAGAACAGCCCATTTGTTATTGATGCTACCAGGGCCATTTTTGGAAGAGAATTTGTTAAAAAGGTCAGAAAAAGTAAGCGCGAGTGAGGACTTACCTTGAGTAGCGAGACGACGCTTGATAGACTCAGCAATTGCGGCGGAATCAGGCGCAATTGTAGGAGTTAATCTACTCGAAATAATGCGGATTGCGTAGCGAAAAGCATTTTGGAAATCTTTGGGGTTTGGATTAGGGTTTAAATTAGGGGGTTTAGTGACGGAATTAGGGTTTTGCTGCTGCTGCTGGGAGAGTAAACGATGGACTAATTCTTTAACTAGATCTACGCATTTTTGCTGATCTTCTTCTTCCATTTTATTTGCAAATGGAGTGAGTGAAGCAGTGAgggttttgattatttatatttttgagagAACAACTAAAaaggtttttgatttttaatggGCGGGGAATTGCAAAGCTCACAATTCTTTTATTttgcttttctttcttttattcttttatttagttatttattaaatacATAAATCAACTTActtgttaataatttttttatcggaAAAATGATTCTATTAAATCAAATCGGAAGCAATTACATTTGTGAGAAATTCAGGAAAGTGTGATAAGCccactcctgatgacctgaAATAAAACTGGCGTGTTGCGCTACAACAtgcgctgcctgattcgcagatcgtctcacgaaagaaaaataaatattatcaaaCTGCTTCGATAACTCCCAACAGTCCTCCACTAGTATCTTTGGCTCCGAAAGACTTGGATTCCTAATTGCTAAAATCACGTCCATCGCATCAGACTCCACAATAATATTATCTCTATCTTTTAGCTAACTAAGAGCCTCCCTAATATCTATAATCTCAGCAAGTCGAGGAGCATAACCACCGTAAAAACTGCACTGCCGAGCTAAAACAACCTTTCCCTTCCAGTCTCGGAACACTATCCCTATACCAATCCGCTCTCTGCCCAGAAACACTGCAGCATCATATTAACTTTTAACCACACTTGAGGGGGAGCTTGCCAACGAATCTGCCCATCATTCTTATTCACCACTGCTTTCCTAAGCTGAGATGGACCCGAGTTCGCCGCCAACCAAGAAGAGAACTGATGACCAGCTGAATTCATAAAGGACGAAGCATATACCATTTTATTGCCAAACTGCATCATTCCTAGATAACCATAAGTTCCAGCACACGTAAGCAATAATTGATTTCTTCTCTTCATCATGATGGTCAAGCCAGACACTACACCAAGACTTCACATTACAAATCCATCTCCACTAAAATCTATAGCTGCTAATCTCCAACATTCTACCGCCTTGGGACAAAATCAAAACAGATGGAAAGCTGTTTCTCTACCCGAGCTACAGACCATGCAGGTCTCATTGACA
Coding sequences within it:
- the LOC126676889 gene encoding gamma-tubulin complex component 3, whose protein sequence is MEEEDQQKCVDLVKELVHRLLSQQQQQNPNSVTKPPNLNPNPNPKDFQNAFRYAIRIISSRLTPTIAPDSAAIAESIKRRLATQGKSSLALTFSDLFNKFSSKNGPGSINNKWAVLYLLKIISDDGVNSTYLLPNLALNDLDFNHHSRVNHNLKQGGGKGWDNGVLLVSKDPQNLREVAFREYVNLVKEETEATEEVLVRDVLYACQGIDGKYVKFDMNADGYLLLDSVKVPRATRIMIRKLCELGWLFRKVKGYISESMDHFPAEDVGTVAQAFCAALQDELSVYYKLLAVLEAQAMNPIPLVSEAAGSGNYLSLRRLSVWFAEPMVKMRLMAVLVDKCRVLRGGAMAGAIHLHAQHGDPLVHEFMRSLLQRVCSPLFEMVRSWVLEGELEDIFAEFFVVGQPVKAESLWREGYRLHAGMLPSFISQSLAQRILRTGKSINFLRVCCDDRGWADTATEAATAAGTTTRRGNLGYGETDALETLVDEAAKRIDKHLLDVMHTRYRFKEHCLAIKRYLLLGQGDFVQYLMDIVGPDLSEPASTISSFKLAGLLESAIRSSNAQYDDRDILDRLKVKMMPHGSGDRGWDVFSLEYDARAPLDTVFTESVMARYLRIFNFLWKLRRVEHALIGVWKTMKPNCITSHTLTKLQGAVKLQLLSTLRRCQVLWDDMNHFVTNLQYYIMFEVLEVSWSDFLNDMEVARDLDDLLAAHEKYLHSIVEKSLLGERSQPLYKSLFVLFDLILRFRSHADRLYEGIHELQARTIASSMPSQEKNKSRRHTTGKSSETGSWISDGRKAITERAGEFLRNMGQELDAIAKEYTTLLEGFLSQLPVQHHVDLKFLLFRLDFTEFYSR